The sequence below is a genomic window from Nostoc flagelliforme CCNUN1.
CTAACCTGAATTCCCAATTCTTTTGCCAAATGCTTGCTTAACCATTGTGCTGTCCAGTGTTCAAATGAATAGCCAACAAGGCGCGGACTATGGCTTACCAATTCTTTCAAGCGAGCGAGGTATTGCTCATTCACAGTTTTAGGTCGTCCCATCAAGCGATCGCTCCATTTGTGAGCCTGTCCTGTTTGTGCGATCGTAATCCAGTAGCGTGCAGTCTCTTGAGAACATCCCAAAGCTTCACAAATTTGAGTCTGAGATTCACCTGCATCGAAAAGCAGCATAATTTCAATGCGACGGCGGTATTCTGCACGTAAGTCGGTTTCTAAGCTTTTGAGTAGGTATCTGCGCTGAAAGGGTGTTAAGC
It includes:
- a CDS encoding helix-turn-helix domain-containing protein; the encoded protein is MENPGLCLTPFQRRYLLKSLETDLRAEYRRRIEIMLLFDAGESQTQICEALGCSQETARYWITIAQTGQAHKWSDRLMGRPKTVNEQYLARLKELVSHSPRLVGYSFEHWTAQWLSKHLAKELGIQVSSCHINRLLKEMGLSTRPKGNTTKQETLHQKDFSIAYRA